In a single window of the Papaver somniferum cultivar HN1 chromosome 8, ASM357369v1, whole genome shotgun sequence genome:
- the LOC113305722 gene encoding probably inactive receptor-like protein kinase At2g46850, translated as MSRFHPPLLLLTFIVIFRAFNQVTISYSLQQEQVLVSPNKCNEKCGHLQVSFPFHLNTSCGSISHHPDTFRLSCSNSTKLHLDLGSQSCRVLNILYGGIVVDFPGIYFCRRYFDVNSFGFSGNEFYGISLDNVLGLSDCEDSSVCKVGCEKITVLDCERSNDAISSTCCYPLSDRSVWRIGDGFSRFSSFGCRGFSSWVQGKRGVKLEWALPRNFSKNVCAENGFFVNATTVKDGVRCKFQDGFIGDGFRDGVGCLKSCIKDGREVYGSNCSTERHEKKKTIILAGFFISAFIVGSIAALYGISRRPITLGKWDSDPGNDDMNVISFLKASKPRFFTYEELELATKGFDDGLKLVDGINGGTVHAGVLSDGSHVAVQKVHCKNEQDLTQVLSRIEILSSVPHKHVASILGCCFDTDRTPFVIYQFSTNGTLEEHLNHGGDRKSGLDWYQRLIIAAETASTLAYLQQEISPPIYHYDLKSGNIYLDQDYSIKIAGFGLMNFMEGSSLCHNAEGGMFYRTDVYDFGILLLEIVAGSTKNRDLPNAALSKIRSRKLEEIVDQSLYYHEQPQFRREQMETIAARCLLFGGDGRLSMMDVAKELIQITNDSLDGSARRGPAIDETFSNSSLLQMISMSPDTSRENDNTSRHQVRITKKKWEKPPQNWLKLNFDAAFDKHSKSCGIGLILRDCAGQFLEAMVKVTNVRDAEQGEGLDLLEAVEWIKSRSWSKVIIGGDCKTVIEAVTSNFGNSNWQDQSPFRY; from the exons ATGTCTAGATTCCACCCTCCACTACTTCTCCTTACTTTCATTGTTATTTTCAGAGCCTTTAATCAAGTAACCATTTCCTATTCGcttcaacaagaacaagttttggtttcTCCAAATAAATGCAATGAAAAATGTGGGCATCTACAAGTATCATTTCCTTTTCATTTGAACACTTCTTGTGGCAGTATATCACATCATCCGGACACTTTCCGTCTTTCTTGTTCAAATTCAACTAAACTTCATTTGGATTTGGGGTCTCAGAGTTGTCGAGTTCTTAATATTTTGTATGGTGGGATTGTTGTAGATTTTCCTGGTATCTACTTTTGTCGCCGCTACTTTGATGTGAATTCCTTTGGGTTTAGTGGGAATGAATTTTATGGTATATCTCTTGATAATGTACTTGGTTTATCTGACTGTGAAGATTCTTCAGTTTGTAAAGTAGGATGCGAGAAAATTACAGTGTTGGACTGTGAAAGATCCAATGATGCTATTTCTTCAACATGTTGTTACCCGCTTTCGGATAGAAGTGTTTGGAGAATAGGTGATGGATTTTCCCGGTTTTCGAGTTTTGGATGCAGGGGATTTTCAAGTTGGGTGCAGGGCAAACGCGGTGTTAAATTGGAATGGGCACTTCCTAGAAATTTTTCAAAGAATGTTTGTGCTGAAAATGGTTTCTTTGTCAATGCTACTACAGTTAAAGATGGAGTTAGATGCAAATTCCAAGATGGGTTTATTGGAGATGGCTTCCGCGATGGAGTTGGTTGCTTGAAAT CTTGTATCAAAGATGGGCGTGAAGTATACGGGAGCAATTGTAGTACCGAGCGAcatgaaaagaagaaaactatcatTCTAGCTG GGTTTTTCATTTCTGCATTCATCGTGGGATCCATAGCTGCACTTTACGGAATCTCAAGAAGACCTATTACTCTGGGAAAGTGGGACTCTGATCCAGGAAATGATGACATGAATGTCATATCATTCCTCAAAGCCTCTAAACCGCGGTTCTTTACATATGAGGAATTGGAGTTGGCCACGAAAGGATTTGATGATGGGCTAAAACTTGTTGATGGAATCAACGGGGGAACCGTTCATGCAGGGGTTCTTAGTGATGGATCACACGTAGCTGTACAAAAAGTACATTGCAAAAATGAACAGGATCTTACTCAAGTCTTATCTCGAATCGAGATTTTATCTTCGGTTCCACATAAACACGTTGCTTCTATACTGGGTTGTTGTTTTGATACGGACCGAACACCATTTGTTATCTATCAGTTCTCCACAAATGGAACCCTGGAAGAACATTTGAATCACGGGGGAGACAGAAAAAGTGGTCTGGATTGGTACCAAAGGCTAATCATCGCAGCTGAAACGGCTAGCACTCTTGCATATTTGCAGCAAGAAATATCTCCTCCGATCTATCATTACGACCTCAAATCCGGGAATATCTATCTAGACCAAGATTACTCGATTAAGATTGCTGGTTTTGGGCTAATGAACTTCATGGAAGGGTCTTCTTTGTGTCATAATGCGGAAGGAGGTATGTTTTACCGAACTGATGTGTATGATTTTGGTATTCTTTTGCTCGAGATAGTTGCAGGTTCAACCAAAAATAGAGATCTTCCAAATGCGGCTCTATCAAAGATTAGAAGTAGGAAATTAGAAGAAATCGTTGATCAGTCATTATATTATCATGAACAGCCACAATTTCGTCGAGAACAAATGGAAACCATCGCAGCTAGATGTTTGTTGTTTGGTGGAGATGGAAGGCTAAGTATGATGGATGTAGCAAAGGAACTCATTCAAATCACTAATGACAGTTTGGATGGAAGTGCCAGGAGGGGACCTGCAATTGATGAAACTTTCTCGAATTCGAGTCTCTTACAAATGATATCAATGTCTCCAGATACAA GTAGAGAGAATGATAATACTAGCAGACATCAGGTCAGAATAACTAAGAAAAAATGGGAAAAACCTCCCCAAAACTGGCTGAAATTAAACTTTGATGCAGCTTTTGACAAGCATTCTAAATCTTGTGGTATTGGTCTAATTCTAAGAGACTGTGCAGGACAATTTCTGGAGGCCATGGTGAAAGTGACAAATGTTAGAGATGCTGAACAAGGGGAAGGACTAGATCTCCTAGAAGCAGTGGAGTGGATAAAGAGCAGAAGTTGGAGTAAAGTTATCATTGGAGGTGATTGTAAAACTGTCATTGAAGCTGTGACTTCAAATTTTGGGAACTCAAATTGGCAGGATCAATCTCCTTTCAGATATTAG
- the LOC113301841 gene encoding protein LHY-like isoform X2 — MDELGSESKLEKEAVVKGVSLGQTLEIEIPPPRPKRKPSYPYPRKSYGASSITSSVEVTDGKLLTLASSLYPGSEISESKNDQSSQNPGGTENSAREKETLDEGNCLEDNLFQEASCVSVRSASQSSISTSMALQKTCTFREFVPSRKDIIESKDHIGKGDYPKLGTKDIQKSDRTEANLSHVDINGTGEMLSLKDSCHSSQDKLVRGNNTDKLKKPENVGQLSTAADEIQANHSYPRHVPVHIVDMSSGACVQPQPPGVYPTPNICHLGAHGNPYIFPNLTVSAATQPNSNITSRSSLHHQTLPNFPPPFAPLHNQETQKSAENISSAFGGLLMSALLQNPAAHMAASLAASFWPTPNGETSLDSSAGPLGGFPTKQMSATPNLAAIAAATVAAASAWWAAHGMLPLCPPMHTGFSYPQPQPTTATPMDITHAPLVGNNERQDNSTNNSPWEAEQIDPEVSEATKPQNRTSKWQTLSSSDSAESGGDSQSNCNKPKSAGEEQNPDTTAELVHDSNKLKMRKKVDRSSCGSNTASSTEVETDALEQDEEEPEQDQKDREESKEADSNHQVGEHNRRSRSSTSNTNGNTSANTNGSTSTNTNTNTNESWKEVSEEGRIAFQALFTRQVLPQSFSPPPDPKIIVQQQQQQQQPAENIVMEGLKQISDVKDDDEQMLQLNLSSSNSWGVNPEHSSLLGNNDTESSFLSMGLGHGKFKARRTGFKPYKRCSVEAKESRITGGSGQCCEEKGPKRIRLEGDASTL, encoded by the exons CTGGAAAAGGAGGCTGTTGTTAAAGGCGTTTCGCTGGGGCAAACTCTAGAGATAGAGATTCCTCCTCCGCGCCCTAAAAGAAAGCCAAGCTATCCATATCCCAGAAAGAGTTACGGAGCTTCTTCTATCACTTCATCTGTGGAAGTGACGGATGGAAAGTTATTAACGTTGGCCTCATCTTTGTACCCTGGTAGTGAAATATCAGAATCGAAGAATGATCAATCGTCTCAG AACCCTGGTGGAACTGAAAATTCAGCAAGAGAGAAAGAAACTCTCGACGAGGGAAACTGCTTGGAAGACAACCTGTTCCAAGAGGCTTCTTGTGTTTCTGTCCGTTCAGCAAGCCAAAGCTCCATATCAACATCTATGGCACTTCAAAAGACCTGCACCTTCAGGGAGTTTGTTCCTTCGAGAAAAGATATAATTGAAAGTAAGGACCATATTGGAAAGGGTGATTATCCGAAATTGGGCACCAAAGAcattcagaaatctgatagaactGAAGCTAACTTGTCGCATGTGGATATTAACGGCACTGGTGAAATGCTGAGCTTGAAAGACAGCTGTCATTCCTCACAGGATAAACTGGTCAggggaaataacacagacaaacTCAAGAAACCAGAAAATGTAGGTCAACTATCTACTGCTGCTGATGAGATACAGGCCAACCATAGCTATCCAAGGCATGTGCCAGTTCATATTGTGGACATGAGCTCAGGAGCATGTGTGCAACCTCAGCCACCTGGTGTATATCCTACGCCAAACATTTGTCATTTAGGAGCCCATGGAAATCCTTACATATTTCCAAATCTAACTGTTTCTGCAGCTACTCAACCTAATAGCAATATCACTTCACGGTCGTCACTTCATCACCAAACATTGCCAAATTTTCCTCCTCCCTTTGCCCCACTTCACAACCAAGAAACTCAAAAATCAGCTGAGAACATTTCTTCTGCATTTGGGGGCCTTCTTATGTCAGCTCTGCTGCAAAATCCAGCAGCCCACATGGCAGCAAGCCTTGCTGCTTCTTTCTGGCCCACCCCCAATGGAGAAACATCTTTAGACTCGTCTGCTGGTCCACTCGGAGGATTTCCAACGAAACAAATGAGTGCAACTCCAAATTTGGCTGCGATTGCTGCTGCTACAGTGGCGGCTGCATCGGCCTGGTGGGCAGCACATGGTATGTTACCCTTATGCCCTCCTATGCACACTGGCTTTTCTTATCCACAACCTCAACCAACAACTGCAACTCCTATGGATATTACACATGCTCCACTAGTCGGTAACAATGAGCGTCAAGATAATAGCACAAACAATTCTCCATGGGAAGCTGAACAGATAGATCCAGAAGTTTCTGAGGCTACAAAACCACAAAATCGGACATCCAAATGGcaaactttgtcatcatcagACTCTGCGGAAAGCGGGGGAGACTCACAATCAAACTGCAATAAGCCTAAATCTGCTGGAGAGGAGCAGAATCCTGATACGACTGCCGAGTTGGTACATGATTCTAACAAGTTAAAGATGCGGAAGAAAGTTGATCGTTCTTCTTGTGGATCCAACACCGCTTCCAGCACTGAAGTTGAAACAGATGCTTTAGAGCAGGACGAGGAGGAACCTGAGCAAGACCAGAAAGATAGAGAAGAATCAAAGGAAGCTGATTCAAACCATCAAGTTGGTGAGCATAATCGTCGAAGCAGAAGTAGCACAAGCAATACAAATGGCAACACCAGCGCCAACACGAACGGCAGCACCagcaccaacaccaacaccaacaccaacgAGTCGTGGAAGGAGGTCTCAGAAGAG GGGCGGATAGCTTTCCAAGCACTCTTCACCAGACAAGTTCTCCCGCAGAGCTTTTCACCACCACCTGATCCAAAGATCATTgtacagcaacaacagcagcagcagcaaccagCTGAAAACATTGTTATGgaaggattgaagcagatttcagATGTGAAAGATGATGACGAACAAATGTTACAATTAAACCTCAGTAGTAGTAATTCATGGGGAGTTAATCCTGAACACTCCAGTTTGTTAGGCAACAATGACACAGAAAGTAGTTTCTTATCCATGGGGCTTGGACATGGAAAATTCAAAGCTCGTAGAACAGGATTTAAACCCTACAAAAGATGTTCAGTGGAGGCTAAAGAGAGCAGAATCACCGGCGGAAGTGGACAATGTTGTGAGGAGAAAGGTCCAAAGAGAATACGTTTAGAAGGTGATGCTTCAACGTTATAG
- the LOC113301841 gene encoding protein LHY-like isoform X1: MESYSCAEDLFLKARKPYTITKQRERWTEEEHNRFLEALKLHGRAWQRIEEHIGTKTAVQIRSHAQKFFSKLEKEAVVKGVSLGQTLEIEIPPPRPKRKPSYPYPRKSYGASSITSSVEVTDGKLLTLASSLYPGSEISESKNDQSSQNPGGTENSAREKETLDEGNCLEDNLFQEASCVSVRSASQSSISTSMALQKTCTFREFVPSRKDIIESKDHIGKGDYPKLGTKDIQKSDRTEANLSHVDINGTGEMLSLKDSCHSSQDKLVRGNNTDKLKKPENVGQLSTAADEIQANHSYPRHVPVHIVDMSSGACVQPQPPGVYPTPNICHLGAHGNPYIFPNLTVSAATQPNSNITSRSSLHHQTLPNFPPPFAPLHNQETQKSAENISSAFGGLLMSALLQNPAAHMAASLAASFWPTPNGETSLDSSAGPLGGFPTKQMSATPNLAAIAAATVAAASAWWAAHGMLPLCPPMHTGFSYPQPQPTTATPMDITHAPLVGNNERQDNSTNNSPWEAEQIDPEVSEATKPQNRTSKWQTLSSSDSAESGGDSQSNCNKPKSAGEEQNPDTTAELVHDSNKLKMRKKVDRSSCGSNTASSTEVETDALEQDEEEPEQDQKDREESKEADSNHQVGEHNRRSRSSTSNTNGNTSANTNGSTSTNTNTNTNESWKEVSEEGRIAFQALFTRQVLPQSFSPPPDPKIIVQQQQQQQQPAENIVMEGLKQISDVKDDDEQMLQLNLSSSNSWGVNPEHSSLLGNNDTESSFLSMGLGHGKFKARRTGFKPYKRCSVEAKESRITGGSGQCCEEKGPKRIRLEGDASTL; encoded by the exons AACATATTGGGACAAAGACCGCTGTGCAGATTAGAAGTCATGCACAAAAGTTCTTTTCAAAG CTGGAAAAGGAGGCTGTTGTTAAAGGCGTTTCGCTGGGGCAAACTCTAGAGATAGAGATTCCTCCTCCGCGCCCTAAAAGAAAGCCAAGCTATCCATATCCCAGAAAGAGTTACGGAGCTTCTTCTATCACTTCATCTGTGGAAGTGACGGATGGAAAGTTATTAACGTTGGCCTCATCTTTGTACCCTGGTAGTGAAATATCAGAATCGAAGAATGATCAATCGTCTCAG AACCCTGGTGGAACTGAAAATTCAGCAAGAGAGAAAGAAACTCTCGACGAGGGAAACTGCTTGGAAGACAACCTGTTCCAAGAGGCTTCTTGTGTTTCTGTCCGTTCAGCAAGCCAAAGCTCCATATCAACATCTATGGCACTTCAAAAGACCTGCACCTTCAGGGAGTTTGTTCCTTCGAGAAAAGATATAATTGAAAGTAAGGACCATATTGGAAAGGGTGATTATCCGAAATTGGGCACCAAAGAcattcagaaatctgatagaactGAAGCTAACTTGTCGCATGTGGATATTAACGGCACTGGTGAAATGCTGAGCTTGAAAGACAGCTGTCATTCCTCACAGGATAAACTGGTCAggggaaataacacagacaaacTCAAGAAACCAGAAAATGTAGGTCAACTATCTACTGCTGCTGATGAGATACAGGCCAACCATAGCTATCCAAGGCATGTGCCAGTTCATATTGTGGACATGAGCTCAGGAGCATGTGTGCAACCTCAGCCACCTGGTGTATATCCTACGCCAAACATTTGTCATTTAGGAGCCCATGGAAATCCTTACATATTTCCAAATCTAACTGTTTCTGCAGCTACTCAACCTAATAGCAATATCACTTCACGGTCGTCACTTCATCACCAAACATTGCCAAATTTTCCTCCTCCCTTTGCCCCACTTCACAACCAAGAAACTCAAAAATCAGCTGAGAACATTTCTTCTGCATTTGGGGGCCTTCTTATGTCAGCTCTGCTGCAAAATCCAGCAGCCCACATGGCAGCAAGCCTTGCTGCTTCTTTCTGGCCCACCCCCAATGGAGAAACATCTTTAGACTCGTCTGCTGGTCCACTCGGAGGATTTCCAACGAAACAAATGAGTGCAACTCCAAATTTGGCTGCGATTGCTGCTGCTACAGTGGCGGCTGCATCGGCCTGGTGGGCAGCACATGGTATGTTACCCTTATGCCCTCCTATGCACACTGGCTTTTCTTATCCACAACCTCAACCAACAACTGCAACTCCTATGGATATTACACATGCTCCACTAGTCGGTAACAATGAGCGTCAAGATAATAGCACAAACAATTCTCCATGGGAAGCTGAACAGATAGATCCAGAAGTTTCTGAGGCTACAAAACCACAAAATCGGACATCCAAATGGcaaactttgtcatcatcagACTCTGCGGAAAGCGGGGGAGACTCACAATCAAACTGCAATAAGCCTAAATCTGCTGGAGAGGAGCAGAATCCTGATACGACTGCCGAGTTGGTACATGATTCTAACAAGTTAAAGATGCGGAAGAAAGTTGATCGTTCTTCTTGTGGATCCAACACCGCTTCCAGCACTGAAGTTGAAACAGATGCTTTAGAGCAGGACGAGGAGGAACCTGAGCAAGACCAGAAAGATAGAGAAGAATCAAAGGAAGCTGATTCAAACCATCAAGTTGGTGAGCATAATCGTCGAAGCAGAAGTAGCACAAGCAATACAAATGGCAACACCAGCGCCAACACGAACGGCAGCACCagcaccaacaccaacaccaacaccaacgAGTCGTGGAAGGAGGTCTCAGAAGAG GGGCGGATAGCTTTCCAAGCACTCTTCACCAGACAAGTTCTCCCGCAGAGCTTTTCACCACCACCTGATCCAAAGATCATTgtacagcaacaacagcagcagcagcaaccagCTGAAAACATTGTTATGgaaggattgaagcagatttcagATGTGAAAGATGATGACGAACAAATGTTACAATTAAACCTCAGTAGTAGTAATTCATGGGGAGTTAATCCTGAACACTCCAGTTTGTTAGGCAACAATGACACAGAAAGTAGTTTCTTATCCATGGGGCTTGGACATGGAAAATTCAAAGCTCGTAGAACAGGATTTAAACCCTACAAAAGATGTTCAGTGGAGGCTAAAGAGAGCAGAATCACCGGCGGAAGTGGACAATGTTGTGAGGAGAAAGGTCCAAAGAGAATACGTTTAGAAGGTGATGCTTCAACGTTATAG